Proteins encoded by one window of Williamwhitmania sp.:
- the rsfS gene encoding ribosome silencing factor, with the protein MKQSVDTEELLARIVEGIQEKKGKGIVTLDLRKLDNAICSYYVICNADSGTQVEAIANSVDEVVREKCGEKPWRTDGFTNAIWIVVDYFDIMVHVFRTDARDFYRLEEMWADAKAVVFQDEN; encoded by the coding sequence ATGAAGCAGAGTGTTGATACAGAAGAACTTTTAGCAAGAATTGTTGAAGGAATTCAGGAAAAGAAGGGTAAAGGAATTGTTACTCTTGATTTACGTAAGCTCGATAATGCCATTTGCTCATACTATGTAATATGCAACGCCGATTCTGGCACGCAAGTTGAAGCAATAGCCAACTCAGTGGACGAGGTTGTGCGGGAAAAATGTGGAGAAAAACCATGGAGAACAGACGGATTCACCAACGCAATTTGGATTGTGGTTGATTACTTCGACATTATGGTTCACGTTTTTCGTACCGATGCTCGCGACTTTTACAGGTTAGAGGAAATGTGGGCAGACGCCAAGGCTGTAGTTTTT